TGGCCGATCTTCGCGATTTTCCACGGCCGCCCGCGGACGATGAAGTGCAAGCCCTCCTTCGCATGGAGGACCATGAACTCCTCCCCGAGGACGCCCACGGGCCTCTGGTCCGTGAGGTCGATGACCGGGTAGCGGCGCTCGTCGCGGATCGTGGAGAGGTTCTCGTAGTAGTAGTTCCGGCCCTTGGCGGTCACGCGGACGTTCTCGCCCTGGCGCCGGAGGACGCCCAGGTGGTCCTGGAACTCCACGACCTTCCCGGCCTGCTCCAAGTCGAGGCCGTGGTACGGGCCGGCCTTCCGGATAACCTCGAGGACTTCCTCGAGATTCGCGGTCCCTCCCCGGTCCAGCGTGGCGCCCACGATCTGATGGGCGAGGACGTCGAGGGCGTTGACGTGGACGTGCAGCGGCTCGAGGTCCTTCGCCTCCGCGGCCTGGACGACCGCGACCGACTCGATCGCGTCGTCCGCGGAGACCGCGAGGATGCAGCCCTTCGACGTGCGCTCGAGCGTGTGGCCCGAGCGGCCGACACGCTGGATGAAGGACGTGACCTGGCGGGGGGACATGTATTGGAGGACGCGGTCCACGGAGCCGATGTCGATCCCGAGCTCCAGGGTCGAAGTTGAGACCAAGCCTTTGATCGTGCCCGCCTTGAATCCGGCCTCCACGCGCTCGCGCTCCTCCCGCGGCAGGGAGCCGTGGTGGACGCCGACGTCCGTGCGGACCATGGCGAGGCGCGAGCCGAGGAGCTCTGCGAGGGGGCGGGCGTTCACGAAGACGAGGGTGGAGCGGCTCTCGTCCAACGTGTCGTCGATCTCGGAGAGGGAGGCCGCCGCTTCCGGGCTGATGTAGAGGTCTCGCGCGGTCTCGAAGTCCTTGTCGATGGGGCGCGGCCATTCCACGCGGTACTCCATCTTCTTCTCGAGGGGGGAGAGGAGGACCTCGAGGGGTTTCTCGCCGCCGAACAAGGCGGCGATCTGCTCGGGGTGGCCAACCGTGGCGGAGAGGCCGATGCGCTGGAAGTCCTTCTCCGTGATGCGACGGAGGCGCTCCAGGGCGACGGCGAGCTGCACGCCGCGACGGTCCTCGGCGAACTGGTGCACCTCGTCGATGATCACGAAGCGCACGTTGCGCAGGTGGCGCTGCATGACCTTGCCCGGGAGGATGGCCTGGAGGGTCTCCGGGGTGGTGATTAGGATGTCTGGTGGGTGGGCGGCTTGCCTGCGACGCTCCGAGGCGGGCGTGTCGCCGTGGCGGACGGCTGCGGTAATCGGCGAGCCAGAAACGAGACGACTAACGCGTTCAGTGAGATTCCGATTTAGCGCACGCAACGGTGTTACATACACCAGTTGAATTCCCTTGGAATCGTGGCGCAAGAGGCATTCTAGGAGAGGGAGGAGTGCAGCTTCGGTCTTGCCAGATCCGGTCGGGGAAACGATGAGGATATCGCCGCCCCGGACTAGCGCAGCTCGCGCTCGCTGCTGCATCTCGTTGAGGCGCTCGATACCAGCGCGCAATTGGAACTCGGTAGCCTGGCTCCTTGACATCCAAGAC
The sequence above is a segment of the Thermoplasmata archaeon genome. Coding sequences within it:
- a CDS encoding DEAD/DEAH box helicase gives rise to the protein MSRSQATEFQLRAGIERLNEMQQRARAALVRGGDILIVSPTGSGKTEAALLPLLECLLRHDSKGIQLVYVTPLRALNRNLTERVSRLVSGSPITAAVRHGDTPASERRRQAAHPPDILITTPETLQAILPGKVMQRHLRNVRFVIIDEVHQFAEDRRGVQLAVALERLRRITEKDFQRIGLSATVGHPEQIAALFGGEKPLEVLLSPLEKKMEYRVEWPRPIDKDFETARDLYISPEAAASLSEIDDTLDESRSTLVFVNARPLAELLGSRLAMVRTDVGVHHGSLPREERERVEAGFKAGTIKGLVSTSTLELGIDIGSVDRVLQYMSPRQVTSFIQRVGRSGHTLERTSKGCILAVSADDAIESVAVVQAAEAKDLEPLHVHVNALDVLAHQIVGATLDRGGTANLEEVLEVIRKAGPYHGLDLEQAGKVVEFQDHLGVLRRQGENVRVTAKGRNYYYENLSTIRDERRYPVIDLTDQRPVGVLGEEFMVLHAKEGLHFIVRGRPWKIAKIGQDGVVYVTPVADPNAAIPGWDGEMLPVPYHLAQRVGALRKDIDRRLAKSGLEKTVAHFVKAWPMNKTGAKRLVEEVANHRKTECPVPTDDRIVVEAFDRFLVVHAAFGEVVNVTLGDLLEELLARKHLVRFWWTDPYRILYELVADTRELDVEGLVEDLLKIDDETLEGGLRALLEDHLPLGYYMKFIAERFGALRRGLTIGEGEMNSLEIRFANTPIYDEAVREALLLHADFERVREIVQRIRNGDIQVVVHKSDETPTPLAYPILRRYVEAPELFSPEAERAEILDRMRLHLMSEPVHMLCFECGRFHEEVRLGELPDHPECVQCRSRLLTVLGFSAWTVRDALAKRQRKLDLSDEERKLLTRSKQIADLVAVYGKRAVFASSVYGVGPTTASKILAKMDETEKEFLNDLFEAKLKYVTTRPYWNEPQAKPKMY